A window of Flammeovirga kamogawensis genomic DNA:
CATTTTCTGCAGCTAGATACCTTGACCATAAAGTGTCTGCAGAAGCATTACCATAAATAATATATTGATTTTCTTTTGGGTGTTTATCAGTACTTGCTCTTAGCTCGAAAGATATATTTCCTGTATAAAACTGCATAAGTAGGGTTATTTAAACTAAAAAAGAGTTGAACAACATGTGCACAACTCTTCTTTTCTTATCTAAAAAAAGAAATTTAGTTAGCAACTTCTTTTTGATACGCTTCGCTATCCATTAAAGCTTCAACCTCTGATAAGTCTGAAACTTTAATTTTAATCATCCAACCTTCACCGTAAGGATCTGAATTTACTAATTCAGGAGCAGAGTCAATTGCCTCGTTTATTTCAACAACTTCTCCGTTCACTGGCATAAATAAATCTGAAACAGTTTTTACTGCTTCTACAGAGCCAAATACTTCACCTTCTGCAACTTCTTCGTCTTCAGATGTAATATCAACATAAACAATATCTCCTAATTCACTTTGAGCAAACTCTGTGATACCGATGTATGCAAATTCACCTTCAACACGTACCCATTCGTGATCTTTAGTATACTTTAATTCTGCAGGAAAATTCATAATTTTTTACTAAGTATGTGATTATTATTTTATGGTCATCTTCATCGAGATAAAAATGAATACTCAAAGAAACAACGAAAGTGAGATATATCCAATAGTATTGAAGGTATAAAAAAGTTATTTATAATAAATCTTTCTTAAGCTATGGTTTAATAGCTTCTACTAAAAATTTTATTGTATTTAGTTCTACTGTTGTATTCCCTATTTCAAGTTTCATTTGAAGCAAAATATCTTCTTTTTTAGGTATTATTAGTTGTTTTTGAATTAAAAAATTATTGCTATCTGTAGCACATTCTAAAGACAAATCAACTAACTTATTCAAAAG
This region includes:
- the gcvH gene encoding glycine cleavage system protein GcvH, translating into MNFPAELKYTKDHEWVRVEGEFAYIGITEFAQSELGDIVYVDITSEDEEVAEGEVFGSVEAVKTVSDLFMPVNGEVVEINEAIDSAPELVNSDPYGEGWMIKIKVSDLSEVEALMDSEAYQKEVAN